From a region of the Pongo abelii isolate AG06213 chromosome 9, NHGRI_mPonAbe1-v2.0_pri, whole genome shotgun sequence genome:
- the LOC100436684 gene encoding olfactory receptor 51B6 isoform X2, with translation MGLNKSASTFQLTGFPGMEKAHHWILIPLLVAYISILLGNGTLLFLIRNDHNLHEPMYYFLAMLAATDLGVTLTTMPTVLGVLWLDHREIGHGACFSQAYFIHTLSVMESGVLLAMAYDRFIAIHNPLRYTSILTNTQVMKIGVGVLTRAGLSIMPIVVRLHWFPYCRSHVLSHAFCLHQDVIKLACVDITFNHLYPVVVLFAMVLLDFLIMFFSYILILKTVMGIGSGEERAKALNTCVSHICCILVFYVTVVCLTFIHRFGKHVPHVVHITMSYIYFLFPPFMNPFIYSIKTKQIQSGILRLFSLPHSRA, from the coding sequence ATGGGGCTCAATAAGTCTGCTTCCACCTTCCAGCTTACTGGCTTCCCAGGCATGGAGAAAGCACATCACTGGATACTCATCCCATTATTGGTAGCCTACATCTCCATACTTCTTGGCAATGGCACTCTTCTCTTTCTCATCAGGAATGATCATAACCTCCATGAGCCCATGTACTATTTCTTAGCTATGTTGGCAGCTACAGACCTCGGAGTGACATTGACCACAATGCCCACAGTGCTAGGTGTTCTGTGGTTAGATCACAGGGAGATTGGCCATGGAGCCTGCTTCTCTCAGGCCTATTTTATCCATACTCTTTCTGTCATGGAGTCAGGTGTCTTGCTTGCCATGGCTTATGACCGTTTCATTGCCATCCACAACCCCTTAAGATATACCTCTATCCTGACCAACACCCAGGTAATGAAGATTGGTGTAGGGGTATTGACAAGGGCTGGTCTGTCCATTATGCCAATAGTTGTTCGCCTACACTGGTTTCCCTATTGTCGATCCCATGTACTCTCCCATGCTTTCTGTCTACACCAAGATGTCATCAAGCTAGCCTGTGTTGACATCACCTTCAACCATCTCTATCCAGTTGTAGTTTTATTTGCAATGGTCTTGTTGGACTTTCTCATCATGTTTTTCTCCTACATTTTGATTCTCAAGACTGTCATGGGCATTGGTTCTGGAGAAGAAAGGGCCAAGGCCCTCAACACATGTGTCTCTCATATCTGCTGCATCCTGGTCTTCTATGTCACTGTAGTTTGTCTGACATTTATTCATAGGTTTGGAAAGCATGTTCCTCATGTCGTTCACATCACAATGAGCTACATCTACTTCCTTTTCCCACCTTTTATGAACCCATTTATCTATAGCATTAAAACTAAGCAGATTCAGAGTGGCATACTTCGCTTATTCTCTCTGCCTCACTCTAGAGCATGA
- the LOC100436684 gene encoding olfactory receptor 51B6 isoform X1 codes for MWGNISASTFQLTGFPGMEKAHHWILIPLLVAYISILLGNGTLLFLIRNDHNLHEPMYYFLAMLAATDLGVTLTTMPTVLGVLWLDHREIGHGACFSQAYFIHTLSVMESGVLLAMAYDRFIAIHNPLRYTSILTNTQVMKIGVGVLTRAGLSIMPIVVRLHWFPYCRSHVLSHAFCLHQDVIKLACVDITFNHLYPVVVLFAMVLLDFLIMFFSYILILKTVMGIGSGEERAKALNTCVSHICCILVFYVTVVCLTFIHRFGKHVPHVVHITMSYIYFLFPPFMNPFIYSIKTKQIQSGILRLFSLPHSRA; via the exons ATGTGGGGTAATATT TCTGCTTCCACCTTCCAGCTTACTGGCTTCCCAGGCATGGAGAAAGCACATCACTGGATACTCATCCCATTATTGGTAGCCTACATCTCCATACTTCTTGGCAATGGCACTCTTCTCTTTCTCATCAGGAATGATCATAACCTCCATGAGCCCATGTACTATTTCTTAGCTATGTTGGCAGCTACAGACCTCGGAGTGACATTGACCACAATGCCCACAGTGCTAGGTGTTCTGTGGTTAGATCACAGGGAGATTGGCCATGGAGCCTGCTTCTCTCAGGCCTATTTTATCCATACTCTTTCTGTCATGGAGTCAGGTGTCTTGCTTGCCATGGCTTATGACCGTTTCATTGCCATCCACAACCCCTTAAGATATACCTCTATCCTGACCAACACCCAGGTAATGAAGATTGGTGTAGGGGTATTGACAAGGGCTGGTCTGTCCATTATGCCAATAGTTGTTCGCCTACACTGGTTTCCCTATTGTCGATCCCATGTACTCTCCCATGCTTTCTGTCTACACCAAGATGTCATCAAGCTAGCCTGTGTTGACATCACCTTCAACCATCTCTATCCAGTTGTAGTTTTATTTGCAATGGTCTTGTTGGACTTTCTCATCATGTTTTTCTCCTACATTTTGATTCTCAAGACTGTCATGGGCATTGGTTCTGGAGAAGAAAGGGCCAAGGCCCTCAACACATGTGTCTCTCATATCTGCTGCATCCTGGTCTTCTATGTCACTGTAGTTTGTCTGACATTTATTCATAGGTTTGGAAAGCATGTTCCTCATGTCGTTCACATCACAATGAGCTACATCTACTTCCTTTTCCCACCTTTTATGAACCCATTTATCTATAGCATTAAAACTAAGCAGATTCAGAGTGGCATACTTCGCTTATTCTCTCTGCCTCACTCTAGAGCATGA